In the genome of Arthrobacter alpinus, the window CCAGTTGTTCAAGGCAACGGTAAGCGCCGCGATAGGTGCACCAAGGAACAGCAACATGGCGCCGGAGGCGATGATTGAACCAAGTAGCGGGATGATGACCACGGGCATGAGGCCCCGCAGCCAGCGAGGGACACTCCACGTGCCGATCCAGTACGCGGCAAGACCGGCCAAAATACCGCCCACCAGACCACCAAGGAAGCCCGCATCCATGAACACGGCAAGGGCGCCGGCCGTGAAGCCGGGTGCAATACCAGGTCGGTCAGCAATACCGAAAGCAATGTAGCCAGCAAGCGCCGGGACCAGGAAGCCCATTGAGAGGCCACCGATCTTGAACGCGACGGCACCCAGATATGCTCCCAGCGGTCCCAAGGCCTGGGCAGGGTAGTCCGTGGGCAGGTTGGCAAGGCTGTTGGAGGTGAGGATCTTGTCCGCAAAGTCGGGAATCTGGAAGCCGCCCAGTAGGAAGCCCAGCGCAATCAAGAGACCTCCACCGGCCACGAACGGGATCATGTAGCTGACACCGGTCAGCAAGACCTTCTTAATCTTGGAGCCCAGGCTTTCGCCAGAGGCGGCGGCCTTCTGCTCGGCAGTCTCTTCTGCGCCGAAGTGAGGCACGCGGCGCGCATTCGGGTTGTCAGAGGCAGCCACGGCCTCCTGGATCATCTTGGCCGGCTCGTCAATGCCGCGCTTGACCGGAGAGCTCACCAGCGGCTTGCCGGCAAAACGCTCCTTGCCACGAACATCCACATCCACGGCAAAGATCACGGCATCGGCAGCGGCAATCACGGCCGGGTCCAGTGGCGTCACAGCCCCTGAGCCCTGCGTCTCGACCTGTAGGTCAACGCCAGCTTCCTGTGCGGCCAGCACCAAGGAGTCCGCTGCCATGTAAGTGTGTGCAATACCTGTCGGGCATGCAGTCACAGCAACAATCCGCTTCTGGCGCGTTGTGGATGCCTGCGAGGCCGGACTGGCTTCACCGGCAATGGGCCCCCCGCCCGCTTCGCGGACGCCCGAAGCCGCTCCCGGGGCCCCATTGCCGGCTTCGCCAGCCGCGGCAGTCGCTGTTGTGACTGCCGGCTTCGGCTTGTCCTTGAGCGCCTCTGCCACGAGGGCGACGATGTCGGCAGGGGTTGCTGCTGCGCGCAGGGCTGCCGTGAAGTCCTTCTTGATGAGGGAACGGGCCAGCTTGGACAGCAACTTCAGGTGTTCGTTGTCGGCACCAGCCGGGGCTGCAATGAAGAAGACGATGTCTGCCGGGCCGTCTTTGGCGCCGAAGTCAACGGCCGGGTTCAAGCGGGCCATGGCCAGGGTGGGCTCAAGAACAGCCTCGGAACGGCAATGCGGAATGGCAATGCCACCGGGGACGCCTGTGGCGGTCTTTTGTTCGCGGGCCAGGGCGTCGGCGAACAGGCCCGCAACTTCGGAGGCCCGCCCGGTCTTAGCCACAAGCTCGGCTAGGTTGCGGATGACGCTGGTGGTGTCCGTGCCGAGATTGGCATCTAGGAGCACCAGATCGGTG includes:
- a CDS encoding PTS fructose transporter subunit IIABC encodes the protein MTTLINTDLVLLDANLGTDTTSVIRNLAELVAKTGRASEVAGLFADALAREQKTATGVPGGIAIPHCRSEAVLEPTLAMARLNPAVDFGAKDGPADIVFFIAAPAGADNEHLKLLSKLARSLIKKDFTAALRAAATPADIVALVAEALKDKPKPAVTTATAAAGEAGNGAPGAASGVREAGGGPIAGEASPASQASTTRQKRIVAVTACPTGIAHTYMAADSLVLAAQEAGVDLQVETQGSGAVTPLDPAVIAAADAVIFAVDVDVRGKERFAGKPLVSSPVKRGIDEPAKMIQEAVAASDNPNARRVPHFGAEETAEQKAAASGESLGSKIKKVLLTGVSYMIPFVAGGGLLIALGFLLGGFQIPDFADKILTSNSLANLPTDYPAQALGPLGAYLGAVAFKIGGLSMGFLVPALAGYIAFGIADRPGIAPGFTAGALAVFMDAGFLGGLVGGILAGLAAYWIGTWSVPRWLRGLMPVVIIPLLGSIIASGAMLLFLGAPIAALTVALNNWLTGMSGASAVVLGIILGLMMCFDLGGPVNKVAYAFAVAGLGAGSLANQAPWEIMATVMAAGMVPPLAMALATVLDKKRFSLAERENGKAAWLLGASFISEGAIPFAAADPLRVIPASMLGGAVTGAMTMAFHVTSQAPHGGFFVFFAIGNLGMFALSIVVGTIVAGLAVVALKRWAVRKPVDTLAAAQPVTAAN